A genomic stretch from Thermodesulfobacteriota bacterium includes:
- a CDS encoding DUF3891 family protein, with protein MIRREGKKGWILINQHDHAQLAGDIMKYWGDDSFARPNPYDEVLFAIREHDNGWREWDSSPKVNPENKYPMNFLEMSSSDQAEIWRRCFKRHSLEHPYASVLIALHFGKLNEKSLNNNSNKTTARTSHDEIIDFVSDMLKVNISNLDLKSLPGDVRVNLRLVQIGDVISLALCHGWNSIKIKDVPLEYNGSVTTLNLKSGNGSNYTIDPYPFTEPLINLRLRSRRLNQKKFSRDEELREALRQSKYETLEFSIRKR; from the coding sequence GTGATCAGGAGAGAAGGAAAAAAGGGCTGGATTCTTATCAATCAGCACGACCATGCCCAGCTGGCCGGGGATATCATGAAATACTGGGGCGATGATTCATTCGCCAGGCCCAACCCATACGACGAGGTTTTATTCGCCATAAGGGAACACGACAACGGCTGGAGAGAATGGGACTCCTCTCCCAAAGTGAACCCAGAAAACAAATACCCCATGAACTTTCTGGAGATGAGCTCTTCCGACCAGGCGGAAATATGGCGGCGCTGTTTTAAAAGGCATTCGCTGGAGCACCCTTACGCCTCGGTACTCATTGCGCTCCATTTTGGGAAGCTCAACGAGAAGTCGCTCAATAACAACTCAAACAAAACAACGGCAAGGACTTCACACGATGAAATAATTGATTTTGTCTCCGATATGCTCAAGGTTAATATCTCGAATCTAGACCTCAAATCCCTCCCCGGGGACGTTCGGGTTAACCTCAGGCTCGTCCAGATCGGGGATGTAATCTCACTAGCGCTTTGCCATGGTTGGAATTCGATCAAGATCAAGGACGTACCCCTCGAGTATAACGGCAGTGTAACCACGCTTAACCTGAAATCAGGGAACGGCTCTAACTACACAATCGACCCCTATCCTTTCACCGAACCTCTTATTAATCTTCGGCTGCGCAGCCGAAGGCTAAACCAAAAGAAGTTCTCCCGAGACGAGGAGCTTAGAGAAGCGTTGAGACAGTCGAAATACGAAACGCTTGAGTTTTCGATAAGAAAAAGATAG
- a CDS encoding glycosyltransferase family protein yields the protein MKILFGIQGTGNGHISRSKEVIRHLVKHADVDILVSESQHEVDVGFDVKYNLSGLGYVFGKRGGIDYWNSVKNARFSKFISDISNLPVEKYDLVISDFEPITAWASKTKGVPSLSLSHHASFLSPKTPRPKRKNYFVEFIMRWYAPCRVPIGFHFDRYDTFIHTPVIRDEIRNADVKNNGHYSVYLPAYDANYLMRFLKKVRVKWEIFSKHHRGLPYSEDNVKVFPVSNEEFVKSMTTCEGLLCGGGFDTPAEALYLGKKLMIVPMKGQYEQHCNAEALRRLGIPVVKKLGKDFDKVLKEWVGSSFIYYADYKNNLPTIIESVLEIAESNKFRGQTLSHTLRRKETIVERDQSINLY from the coding sequence ATGAAGATTTTATTCGGGATACAGGGGACCGGTAACGGACACATAAGCCGCTCCAAAGAAGTGATAAGGCATCTGGTCAAGCATGCAGACGTGGATATACTGGTCAGCGAAAGTCAGCACGAAGTAGACGTAGGCTTTGACGTCAAATATAACTTGAGCGGCCTCGGTTATGTGTTTGGGAAGCGCGGGGGGATAGATTACTGGAATTCTGTAAAAAACGCCAGGTTCAGCAAATTCATATCGGACATATCCAATCTGCCCGTGGAAAAATATGATTTAGTCATAAGCGACTTCGAGCCCATCACTGCCTGGGCATCAAAGACGAAAGGGGTTCCCAGCTTGTCGCTATCTCATCACGCCTCTTTCCTTTCCCCAAAGACGCCAAGACCGAAAAGGAAGAACTACTTTGTGGAATTCATTATGAGGTGGTATGCCCCGTGCAGGGTTCCCATCGGCTTTCATTTCGACAGGTATGACACGTTTATTCACACGCCGGTTATTAGGGATGAAATAAGAAACGCGGATGTGAAGAATAACGGCCATTATTCTGTCTATCTCCCGGCATACGATGCCAATTACTTGATGAGGTTCTTGAAGAAGGTCAGGGTAAAATGGGAGATATTCTCTAAGCATCATAGAGGCTTGCCCTACAGCGAGGATAATGTGAAGGTATTTCCGGTGAGTAATGAGGAGTTCGTCAAGAGCATGACCACCTGTGAAGGCCTTTTGTGCGGCGGGGGGTTTGACACCCCGGCCGAGGCCCTTTATTTAGGGAAGAAACTGATGATAGTGCCGATGAAGGGACAATACGAACAGCACTGCAACGCCGAGGCTTTGAGAAGACTGGGTATTCCCGTCGTAAAAAAGCTGGGAAAGGATTTCGATAAGGTTTTAAAAGAATGGGTTGGTTCTTCTTTTATTTATTATGCCGATTATAAAAATAACTTGCCTACGATAATTGAGTCTGTCTTAGAGATAGCGGAGAGTAATAAATTTCGTGGACAAACTCTTTCCCACACTTTACGGAGAAAGGAAACTATAGTAGAGCGGGATCAGTCCATTAATCTGTATTAA
- a CDS encoding lysophospholipid acyltransferase family protein: MARKLIKICLLSLLVSFSVLVASLTDLFIQDRKRKLFCLSRITSLFSKALLKILGVRVYVKNLENSLKSNNNHFIVSNHLSYIDIFVISSVIPSLFVASIDQVRDRFLLGTMAKLGGSIFVDRRSRAKLSEEIDNISELLKDGLNVVLFPEGTTSNGECVLSFKAPFLTPAIKTKRDILPICLRYRRINGEGVNSDNRDFVFYYGNMDFFGHFVELLSLRSIDVELIGLENIRVDSGVSRKEVTKLAFDFIKLAYQ; the protein is encoded by the coding sequence ATGGCTAGAAAATTAATAAAAATTTGCCTGCTTTCTCTCTTGGTCTCATTCTCCGTGCTGGTAGCCTCGTTAACCGACCTTTTCATACAAGACAGAAAGAGAAAGCTGTTTTGCCTATCCCGGATTACTTCCCTATTTTCCAAAGCCCTACTCAAAATACTGGGGGTCAGGGTTTACGTGAAAAACCTCGAGAATTCACTCAAAAGCAATAATAATCATTTCATCGTCTCCAACCACCTTTCCTACATCGATATCTTCGTGATATCGTCGGTAATCCCCTCCCTCTTTGTGGCCAGCATCGACCAGGTCAGGGACAGATTCTTACTGGGCACGATGGCCAAGCTCGGCGGGAGCATCTTCGTAGACAGAAGGAGCAGAGCCAAGCTCTCGGAAGAAATAGATAACATATCCGAGCTACTAAAGGATGGACTCAACGTCGTATTGTTCCCGGAAGGGACTACGTCTAACGGGGAATGTGTGCTCTCTTTCAAAGCCCCTTTCCTGACCCCGGCCATTAAAACCAAAAGAGACATACTCCCGATTTGTTTGAGATACCGGAGAATAAATGGTGAGGGCGTAAATTCTGATAACCGAGATTTTGTGTTCTATTACGGCAACATGGATTTTTTCGGGCACTTTGTGGAGCTTCTGTCGCTTAGGTCTATCGATGTCGAGCTTATCGGCCTCGAAAACATCAGGGTAGATTCCGGCGTTTCCAGAAAAGAAGTAACAAAATTAGCCTTTGATTTCATCAAACTGGCTTATCAGTGA
- a CDS encoding type II toxin-antitoxin system HicB family antitoxin: protein MRYKVNLKETEEGYAVWCPGLPGCWSQGQTEDEAQENIKDAIQSYLQTLEEGIRSSFTLVREDPLSKFKTENE from the coding sequence ATGAGATATAAGGTCAACCTCAAAGAAACCGAAGAAGGTTATGCTGTCTGGTGTCCTGGCTTACCCGGTTGTTGGTCTCAGGGACAGACAGAAGATGAGGCGCAAGAGAATATCAAAGACGCCATACAATCTTACTTACAGACATTGGAGGAAGGGATTAGAAGCTCCTTCACGTTAGTTCGGGAAGACCCTTTATCAAAGTTTAAGACTGAGAATGAGTAG
- a CDS encoding glucose 1-dehydrogenase has product MRLENKVAIVTGGSSGIGRAIVHAYAKEGAKVVIAALDEQKCRETVEEVKSAGGNAIYVVTDVGNLDDHDRLLTRAVEEFGKVDILVNDAAYSAREELLEVTPESWDKHMNIDLRGLFFLSQSFAKRIIAQGTSGRIINIGSVAGVMDFHPVSAAYQVAKAGVIHITRVMGADLAPYKITVNCIAPGSTVTPMSSSSKKSEYENYMTKGIPEGRLAKPEDMVPPAIMFASDEAEYITGQTLFVEGGALSLYLGRPAPTFNP; this is encoded by the coding sequence ATGAGATTAGAAAACAAGGTAGCGATTGTTACCGGGGGCTCTTCGGGTATAGGTCGAGCAATAGTTCATGCCTACGCCAAAGAAGGCGCCAAGGTGGTCATAGCCGCTCTGGATGAGCAAAAATGCAGGGAAACGGTAGAAGAGGTAAAAAGTGCTGGTGGAAACGCCATCTACGTGGTTACCGATGTCGGAAACCTGGATGACCACGACCGTTTGCTGACGAGGGCTGTAGAGGAGTTTGGCAAGGTCGATATCCTGGTCAACGATGCGGCCTATTCCGCGCGGGAGGAGTTATTGGAAGTAACGCCGGAGAGCTGGGACAAACACATGAATATCGACTTGCGAGGCCTTTTTTTCCTTTCTCAGAGCTTCGCAAAACGTATAATTGCCCAGGGAACCAGCGGACGCATAATAAACATCGGTTCGGTAGCCGGAGTTATGGACTTTCACCCTGTTTCTGCTGCCTACCAGGTAGCAAAAGCAGGGGTGATACACATTACGCGGGTAATGGGTGCAGACCTGGCGCCATACAAAATCACCGTAAATTGCATCGCACCGGGGTCAACGGTAACCCCGATGTCTTCCTCTTCAAAAAAGTCTGAATATGAAAATTACATGACAAAGGGAATTCCGGAAGGACGGCTGGCCAAGCCGGAAGATATGGTGCCCCCGGCTATCATGTTCGCATCGGATGAGGCGGAGTACATAACCGGTCAGACGTTATTCGTGGAAGGTGGCGCCCTCTCTCTTTACCTTGGACGGCCTGCCCCTACTTTTAACCCTTAA
- a CDS encoding FAD-linked oxidase C-terminal domain-containing protein, whose product MSEHPRAKPQNWKRSFADRLLRILDPDGVISSPDELIVYECDALTGYRIKPIFVVLPKSAREVSEIIKLCNQENIPFVPRGAGTGLSGGALPTEEGIVISLSRMNRILEIDVPNQRVVVEPGVVNLWVTNAVSDSGYYYAPDPSSQLVCTIGGNVAENSGGLHCLKYGVTTNHVLGLEVVLPDGEIVTLGGKTQDHPGYDLVGIFVGSEGLLGIVTKVVLRIIRKPEMVKTFLAAFEKVEHAGAAVAAITARGIIPAGMEIMDSLSIIAVEKAVQAGYPVDAGAILLVELDGPTAEVQAQSPLVVETLKECKAAEIRLARDAEERALFWKGRKSAFAAMGRMSHNYYVQDGVIPRTKLAEVLGEIEDLSKKFGLRVANVFHAGDGNLHPLVLYDSSKPGEAEKAEELAGEILKVCVYVGGSITGEHGVGHDKKRFMSLMFDEQALDTMNMIRCTFDPKGLCNPGKVFPTPRSCIEAGATSYREHPVEKAGLGERF is encoded by the coding sequence ATGAGTGAGCATCCCCGAGCCAAACCACAAAACTGGAAAAGAAGTTTTGCCGATAGATTACTCCGGATTTTGGACCCAGACGGGGTTATCTCTTCTCCCGATGAACTCATAGTGTACGAGTGCGATGCACTCACCGGTTACCGAATAAAGCCTATTTTTGTGGTGCTACCCAAATCGGCTAGGGAAGTTTCTGAAATCATAAAGCTCTGTAACCAAGAAAATATCCCATTCGTCCCCAGGGGCGCGGGGACCGGGCTCTCTGGCGGGGCGCTACCCACCGAAGAAGGGATCGTGATTTCCCTTTCGCGCATGAACCGAATTCTGGAAATCGACGTCCCCAATCAAAGAGTGGTGGTCGAGCCGGGGGTGGTAAATCTATGGGTTACGAATGCGGTGAGCGACAGCGGATACTATTACGCTCCCGACCCGTCGAGCCAGCTTGTTTGTACCATCGGCGGTAACGTTGCCGAGAACTCGGGCGGCTTACATTGTCTGAAATACGGCGTTACAACAAACCACGTTTTAGGGCTGGAGGTAGTCCTTCCCGACGGGGAAATAGTAACGCTAGGAGGAAAAACCCAGGACCATCCCGGATACGACCTGGTGGGGATATTCGTAGGATCGGAGGGGCTTTTGGGAATTGTGACTAAAGTGGTCTTAAGAATTATAAGGAAGCCGGAGATGGTAAAAACGTTCCTAGCGGCGTTTGAGAAGGTTGAGCACGCCGGAGCCGCCGTGGCCGCAATTACGGCCAGGGGGATCATCCCTGCCGGCATGGAGATCATGGACAGCTTGAGCATTATTGCCGTAGAAAAAGCCGTTCAGGCCGGTTATCCGGTGGATGCCGGGGCCATACTACTGGTCGAGCTGGACGGGCCGACTGCCGAAGTACAAGCACAGTCCCCACTGGTGGTGGAAACGCTAAAAGAATGTAAAGCCGCCGAGATAAGATTGGCCAGGGATGCCGAGGAAAGGGCGCTATTCTGGAAGGGGAGAAAAAGCGCATTCGCAGCGATGGGACGGATGAGTCATAACTACTACGTCCAGGACGGAGTCATTCCCAGGACCAAGCTGGCCGAGGTCTTGGGGGAGATAGAAGACCTGAGTAAAAAATTTGGCCTTCGGGTGGCCAATGTTTTTCACGCCGGCGACGGCAATCTTCACCCTCTCGTGTTATATGACTCCTCTAAACCCGGGGAGGCGGAAAAGGCCGAAGAGTTGGCCGGGGAGATTCTCAAGGTATGCGTGTATGTAGGCGGGAGCATAACCGGAGAGCATGGCGTAGGACATGATAAAAAGCGTTTTATGTCCCTCATGTTCGACGAGCAGGCTTTAGATACGATGAATATGATTCGATGCACCTTTGACCCCAAGGGACTCTGCAACCCGGGCAAGGTATTTCCTACGCCCCGATCATGCATCGAAGCAGGGGCAACATCCTATAGAGAGCATCCGGTCGAAAAAGCCGGCTTGGGAGAAAGATTTTGA
- a CDS encoding GNAT family N-acyltransferase — MIAEKVVHLRNTVASSNVLLKAYLWKLRYFKPKVSFSLDTSRFVIKTVENGCELEKALNLRYEVFYEELLNRKAFLNIDVDKFDPICDHLVILDKRSERAVGTYRLISSTYSNRFYSETEFLIQNLKSAPGNKLELGRACVHRDYRNGITLALLWKGISEYMRRIDARYLFGCSSINTTNIVEISLIYRYLKEHHLSSDDFRVYPRERHIIKQINQHLQTFDRFEIKTETIEELIPPLLKSYIKAGAKVCGEPALDRKFKCADFLTVLDIELLNDSYEKRYRTANG; from the coding sequence ATGATTGCAGAAAAAGTCGTACACCTAAGAAACACCGTCGCCAGCTCGAACGTGCTTTTAAAGGCATATCTATGGAAGCTCAGGTACTTCAAGCCCAAGGTCTCATTTTCACTTGACACCAGCAGATTCGTGATAAAGACAGTGGAAAACGGCTGCGAACTGGAAAAAGCCTTAAACCTGAGATACGAGGTGTTTTATGAAGAGCTTCTCAACAGGAAGGCCTTTCTAAACATAGACGTCGATAAATTCGACCCCATATGCGACCATCTGGTCATATTGGACAAAAGGTCGGAAAGGGCGGTCGGCACATACAGGCTTATTTCATCCACCTACTCCAACCGCTTTTACTCCGAGACAGAATTCCTGATCCAGAACCTGAAGAGTGCCCCGGGCAACAAACTCGAGCTGGGGAGGGCCTGCGTCCACAGGGATTACCGGAACGGGATTACCCTGGCTCTTCTGTGGAAGGGCATATCCGAGTATATGAGGAGAATTGACGCCAGGTACCTATTCGGTTGTTCCAGTATAAACACTACTAACATCGTGGAGATAAGCCTCATATACCGGTATCTGAAGGAGCATCATCTTTCTTCCGACGATTTCCGGGTATATCCCCGGGAGAGACACATAATAAAACAGATAAACCAGCACTTGCAGACGTTCGACCGCTTCGAAATAAAAACGGAAACGATTGAAGAGCTGATACCGCCCCTCCTAAAGAGCTATATAAAGGCTGGAGCCAAGGTCTGTGGGGAGCCCGCCTTAGACCGGAAGTTCAAATGTGCAGATTTTTTGACCGTCCTGGACATCGAGCTACTGAACGACTCCTATGAAAAAAGGTATAGGACTGCAAATGGCTAG
- a CDS encoding LL-diaminopimelate aminotransferase, protein MEIKWAKRIEQLPPYLFAEIDAKKQEMKAKGVDIIDLGVGDPDIPTPSHIINALKAAAEDPSNHRYPSYEGMLSFRKSAADWYAERFGVRVDPKTEVVTLIGSKEGIAHTPLAFVDPGDVVLIPDPGYPVYPVATSFAGGIPYSMPLRKENGFLPDLGSIPEDIRKKAKLMFLNYPNNPTSAVTERAFFREVIDFASKYNILVCHDAAYTEVSFDGFNPPSFLELDGAEEVGMEFHSLSKTFNMTGWRLGFAAGNKKAIAGLGKVKTNIDSGAFQAIQLAGIEALRNYSLGIQERKKIYEERRNIFCRGLDEIGLSYHPPKATFYVWFETPKGISSKDFTARLLSEAGIVVTPGNGFGEYGEGYIRVSITIGKERLAEAVERLKNLRF, encoded by the coding sequence ATGGAAATCAAATGGGCAAAGAGGATCGAACAGCTACCGCCATACCTTTTCGCCGAGATCGATGCAAAGAAACAGGAGATGAAAGCAAAGGGCGTTGACATCATTGACCTGGGGGTTGGAGACCCGGATATCCCAACTCCTTCCCACATTATTAATGCGTTGAAAGCGGCCGCTGAAGACCCGTCAAACCATAGATACCCTTCTTACGAAGGCATGCTGTCCTTCAGAAAATCGGCAGCAGACTGGTATGCGGAGCGCTTTGGGGTCAGGGTAGACCCCAAAACCGAGGTGGTCACTCTTATCGGGTCAAAAGAGGGAATTGCCCATACTCCCCTTGCCTTTGTCGACCCCGGTGACGTTGTCCTGATTCCTGACCCCGGGTATCCGGTTTATCCTGTCGCTACGAGCTTCGCCGGCGGCATCCCCTATTCCATGCCCCTAAGGAAGGAGAACGGTTTTCTCCCCGACCTCGGCTCTATCCCGGAAGACATCAGGAAAAAGGCCAAACTTATGTTCCTCAACTATCCCAATAACCCCACATCAGCGGTTACGGAAAGGGCTTTTTTCAGGGAGGTAATAGACTTCGCCTCAAAATATAACATTCTTGTCTGCCACGATGCGGCATACACCGAGGTCTCATTCGACGGCTTCAATCCGCCCAGCTTTCTGGAGTTGGACGGAGCAGAGGAAGTGGGGATGGAGTTCCACTCCCTTTCTAAAACCTTCAACATGACCGGATGGAGGCTCGGCTTCGCCGCCGGGAATAAGAAGGCTATCGCCGGGCTTGGAAAGGTAAAGACGAACATAGACTCCGGTGCCTTCCAGGCCATTCAACTCGCCGGTATCGAAGCCTTGAGGAACTATTCCCTGGGGATTCAGGAGAGAAAGAAGATTTATGAGGAGAGAAGGAATATATTCTGTAGAGGGCTCGATGAGATTGGATTGAGCTATCATCCACCCAAAGCGACCTTTTATGTTTGGTTTGAGACCCCCAAGGGAATCTCATCAAAGGATTTTACCGCCAGGCTCCTCAGCGAGGCCGGCATTGTGGTCACGCCTGGAAACGGATTCGGAGAATACGGAGAAGGATATATTCGCGTGTCGATCACCATCGGTAAAGAGAGGCTCGCCGAAGCGGTGGAGAGGCTCAAGAATTTAAGATTCTAA
- a CDS encoding UDP-2,3-diacylglucosamine diphosphatase encodes MSSANTIIVSDIHLGSELSRVPELIKVLDSWTYERLILLGDIFDNLNLNRLNKIHWNFLSYVKHIASQKEVVWIEGNHDQGLVHVVPYLLGIRACREYTWDYNGKRYLAMHGHQFDDFVTNNGKITSLACFFHRLIERIDTNRFILSRFLQRHSTTLLRLSKKVAHDAIHYALAKGVSYVFCGHTHQAMSMRVDDIHYYNTGCWTDRPASYVSIDGQCVRLHVLE; translated from the coding sequence ATGTCTTCGGCTAATACCATTATCGTTTCTGACATCCACCTAGGCTCTGAGCTCAGCCGGGTTCCCGAGCTGATAAAGGTCCTTGACTCTTGGACTTACGAGAGGTTGATTCTTCTCGGTGATATTTTTGATAACCTCAATCTTAACAGGCTGAACAAAATCCACTGGAATTTTCTTTCTTACGTTAAACACATAGCCTCACAGAAAGAAGTGGTATGGATAGAGGGAAATCACGACCAAGGGCTCGTCCACGTCGTTCCTTATCTTCTCGGTATCCGAGCATGCCGGGAGTACACTTGGGACTACAACGGAAAAAGATATCTGGCCATGCACGGGCATCAGTTCGATGATTTCGTGACAAACAACGGTAAAATCACCAGCCTGGCATGCTTCTTTCATCGGTTGATAGAGAGAATAGATACGAACAGGTTTATCCTGAGCCGGTTTCTCCAGAGGCATTCTACCACTTTGCTTCGTTTATCGAAGAAGGTCGCCCATGACGCCATACACTATGCCTTGGCCAAAGGGGTCAGCTATGTTTTTTGCGGCCACACGCATCAGGCTATGTCCATGCGGGTTGACGACATCCATTACTACAATACCGGTTGTTGGACCGACAGACCGGCCAGCTACGTATCAATAGACGGACAGTGTGTTCGACTACACGTACTGGAATAG
- a CDS encoding FAD-binding oxidoreductase, which produces MKSAIKEIIDIVGENNALLKPPELERYSVEGKTPSMVVLPKTVEEISEIVKLAFAESLAIIPWGGGTKIGLGREPRSIDIVLSTRRINRVIEHESSDLVAITECGISLEEFQKALRDKNQFVAIDPPHLDSGATVGGIIATNDSGPRRLRYGTIREFLIGIKVVRSNGSIVKGGAKVVKNVAGYDLPKLYVGSLGTLGIMVEATFRLYPVPEFSQTFIATFSTREGLQQAVNTVLNSSLVPTCLEALNPNLAGIISDKLNLNLSKDRYALAVRMESVEKAVREQIARVKDICELDGILVDGNTEKDIWHEVRDFPWSEATVSSKAVCKASVLITDVPRVFQELEELSRNTGLRVLASARAGNGVIISSLEGEIPALVEAVGSLRNLVNSLDGTLVVQYASPDLKSQVDVWGEVGTSLRIMKRLKSLFDPNNIFNPGRFVGGI; this is translated from the coding sequence ATGAAAAGCGCAATAAAGGAAATAATCGACATCGTAGGTGAGAATAATGCACTATTAAAACCGCCTGAACTGGAACGTTACTCCGTCGAGGGTAAAACGCCAAGTATGGTAGTGCTTCCTAAAACTGTAGAGGAAATCTCAGAGATTGTGAAACTAGCTTTTGCTGAATCGCTGGCGATTATCCCCTGGGGAGGAGGAACTAAAATAGGCCTGGGAAGAGAACCGCGCAGTATAGACATTGTGCTCTCCACCAGGCGTATTAACCGTGTTATTGAGCATGAGTCATCAGACCTGGTGGCAATTACCGAGTGCGGCATCTCCCTAGAGGAATTCCAGAAGGCCCTTCGAGATAAAAACCAGTTCGTAGCCATTGACCCGCCGCATCTCGACAGCGGTGCAACGGTGGGGGGAATAATCGCCACAAACGACAGCGGGCCCAGAAGGCTTAGATATGGAACGATTAGAGAGTTTCTCATCGGGATCAAGGTGGTTCGCTCCAACGGGAGTATCGTAAAGGGCGGGGCCAAGGTGGTCAAAAACGTCGCCGGATATGATTTACCCAAGCTATACGTCGGATCTCTCGGAACCTTGGGAATCATGGTGGAAGCCACTTTTCGACTTTACCCTGTACCTGAATTTTCTCAAACATTCATAGCAACTTTTTCAACCCGGGAAGGGCTTCAACAAGCCGTGAACACCGTCTTAAACTCCTCCCTCGTGCCCACCTGCCTGGAGGCTCTAAATCCAAACCTGGCGGGTATCATCTCCGATAAATTAAACCTAAACTTGAGCAAAGATAGATACGCACTTGCCGTGAGAATGGAGAGTGTGGAAAAAGCGGTTAGAGAACAGATTGCCAGGGTAAAAGATATTTGTGAGTTGGATGGAATCTTAGTGGATGGCAACACTGAAAAAGACATTTGGCATGAGGTAAGGGACTTTCCCTGGAGCGAGGCAACCGTAAGCAGTAAAGCCGTGTGTAAAGCAAGCGTCTTAATTACCGATGTTCCCAGGGTCTTTCAAGAATTGGAAGAGCTGTCTAGAAACACCGGGCTTAGGGTTTTAGCATCGGCAAGGGCGGGTAACGGAGTTATAATCTCTTCCCTGGAGGGCGAAATACCGGCACTAGTAGAAGCCGTCGGTTCTCTTCGTAACCTGGTAAATTCCCTGGACGGCACACTGGTCGTCCAATACGCCTCTCCCGATTTAAAATCGCAGGTAGATGTTTGGGGTGAGGTAGGGACATCACTCCGTATAATGAAGAGGTTGAAATCCCTTTTTGACCCGAATAATATTTTCAATCCCGGAAGATTCGTCGGGGGCATCTGA